From the genome of Acidobacteriota bacterium, one region includes:
- a CDS encoding ferritin family protein — MTIDEAIRTALQYENRVVGVYEEAMTASQDPTGRKVFKTLAEEEKQHVAYLESKRREWESTGRVTPGPVESVVPSRAAIAEGIKNLKTKVAVQSRENEIQLLKRALQVEVETSDFYKRMVAELPAEGRDLFERFVQIEEGHKAIVQAELDSVSGSGFWFDFAEFNLEAG; from the coding sequence AGCCATCCGGACGGCGCTCCAATACGAAAACCGGGTTGTCGGTGTCTATGAGGAAGCCATGACCGCGTCTCAGGACCCCACGGGACGGAAGGTCTTCAAAACCCTGGCCGAAGAGGAAAAGCAGCACGTCGCCTATCTCGAATCCAAGCGCAGGGAATGGGAGAGCACGGGACGCGTCACGCCGGGGCCCGTGGAGAGTGTCGTGCCGTCCCGGGCGGCCATCGCCGAGGGAATCAAGAACCTGAAGACCAAGGTCGCCGTTCAATCCAGGGAAAACGAAATCCAGCTCCTCAAGCGGGCTCTCCAGGTGGAAGTGGAAACGAGCGATTTCTATAAAAGAATGGTCGCCGAACTCCCCGCCGAGGGACGCGATCTCTTCGAGCGTTTTGTCCAGATCGAAGAGGGCCACAAAGCCATCGTTCAGGCCGAACTGGATTCGGTGTCCGGTTCGGGATTCTGGTTCGATTTCGCGGAATTCAATCTCGAAGCGGGATGA
- a CDS encoding GspH/FimT family pseudopilin has translation MKRAGYSLIEILAVLAVAAFFLTTAAISLSGLQDKIHLHRAVWEVGSRLNYARYKALAEGCPIRVRFSSGGYAVEVYDPDREVWRPDRHGVLDRVAVAANNTPMFHPSGAVSHMATIRLENGRGRYRITVAITGRIKVAVL, from the coding sequence ATGAAGAGAGCCGGTTATTCCCTGATCGAGATCCTGGCCGTTCTCGCGGTTGCGGCGTTTTTCCTGACAACCGCCGCCATATCCCTGAGCGGACTTCAGGATAAAATTCATCTCCACCGGGCGGTCTGGGAGGTCGGATCGCGCCTTAATTACGCCCGGTACAAAGCCCTGGCGGAAGGCTGTCCCATTCGGGTTCGTTTTTCATCCGGAGGATATGCCGTAGAAGTGTACGATCCGGATCGGGAAGTCTGGCGGCCGGACAGGCACGGCGTCCTTGACCGTGTCGCCGTGGCTGCGAACAATACACCGATGTTCCATCCCTCGGGCGCCGTGTCCCACATGGCGACGATCCGTCTGGAGAACGGACGGGGACGTTACCGCATCACCGTGGCCATTACCGGACGGATCAAGGTCGCCGTATTGTAA
- a CDS encoding prepilin-type N-terminal cleavage/methylation domain-containing protein, producing MTARGFSLLECLLGTALLLVLTTAALEFHVSAQKRFLRLKQIDADAQAITAAMNSIRIDLAKTGQGLHRVSALGVVEPIVHENGVLTIHFAEKLFRPAADLQAGQTRLSLIPKPAFAAGRSVGIVSESAGEIRTVSSVEGGDIVLSDPLEEAYPAETADIVLIERLSFYMDKDGRTLRRRVNAAAAQPLMENTGVFRAGHDPDANLLRIEIAGLSNPEKSHVLILFPKNTASNRRPGL from the coding sequence GTGACCGCCCGAGGGTTTAGTCTTCTCGAATGCCTCCTGGGGACAGCCCTGCTCCTGGTCCTGACGACAGCCGCGCTGGAGTTTCACGTCTCGGCTCAGAAACGGTTTCTCCGGCTCAAGCAGATCGATGCGGACGCCCAGGCGATCACGGCGGCCATGAACTCAATCCGGATCGATCTGGCCAAAACCGGACAGGGCCTTCACCGGGTCTCCGCGCTCGGCGTCGTCGAGCCCATCGTTCATGAAAACGGCGTTTTGACGATCCATTTTGCAGAAAAGCTTTTCCGTCCGGCCGCCGATCTTCAGGCCGGACAGACGCGGCTCTCTCTCATCCCCAAACCGGCCTTCGCGGCGGGGCGGTCGGTCGGCATCGTCTCGGAAAGCGCCGGTGAAATCCGCACGGTCTCCTCCGTCGAAGGCGGCGACATCGTCCTGTCCGATCCTCTCGAAGAAGCCTACCCGGCTGAAACCGCGGACATCGTTCTGATCGAGCGCCTCTCTTTTTATATGGACAAAGACGGCAGGACGCTGAGGCGGCGGGTCAACGCCGCTGCGGCCCAACCCCTGATGGAAAACACCGGCGTTTTTCGGGCCGGGCATGATCCCGACGCCAATCTTCTTCGCATCGAAATCGCCGGACTCTCAAACCCGGAGAAAAGCCATGTCCTTATTCTCTTTCCCAAAAATACCGCATCAAACCGCAGGCCCGGCCTCTGA
- a CDS encoding prepilin-type N-terminal cleavage/methylation domain-containing protein: MKNSKRAGFSLIEILVAMAVGLMMITGTAELLILAARSATRTEIRSAAADVLAARLEILKALPAAHPERTPGKHESLETSTRGCGDFVVEWVVDRISPECTAIAVEVAAAADPAIRIRAPLHILEDLGFDP, translated from the coding sequence ATGAAGAACTCAAAACGAGCCGGCTTTTCGCTGATCGAAATTCTTGTCGCGATGGCCGTGGGATTGATGATGATCACGGGAACCGCCGAGCTTCTGATTCTGGCCGCGCGATCCGCGACACGGACGGAAATCCGTTCTGCGGCCGCCGATGTTCTGGCCGCAAGACTGGAAATCCTGAAAGCTCTCCCGGCTGCACATCCGGAGCGGACTCCCGGAAAACACGAGTCGCTGGAAACCTCGACCCGGGGTTGCGGCGACTTCGTTGTCGAGTGGGTCGTGGACAGGATCTCACCGGAATGCACGGCGATCGCCGTTGAGGTCGCCGCCGCGGCCGATCCGGCAATCCGGATCCGGGCCCCCCTTCACATTCTCGAAGATCTGGGGTTCGACCCGTGA
- a CDS encoding RNA-binding protein → MNIYVGNLSRDVSESELREAFAAYGDVSSAAIIKDKFTGDSRGFGFVEMPNKDEADKAISSLNGKDMKGRNITVNEARPRTDRPRGGGFGGGRGGDRGGFGGGRGRY, encoded by the coding sequence ATGAATATCTATGTGGGCAACCTGTCCAGAGACGTGTCCGAGTCGGAACTCCGCGAAGCTTTCGCGGCCTACGGCGATGTGTCCTCCGCGGCCATCATCAAGGACAAGTTCACCGGCGATTCGCGGGGCTTCGGCTTCGTCGAGATGCCGAACAAGGACGAGGCCGACAAGGCCATTTCGTCCCTGAACGGCAAGGACATGAAGGGCCGGAACATCACGGTCAACGAAGCCCGTCCCCGGACCGACCGTCCGCGCGGTGGCGGCTTCGGCGGCGGACGCGGCGGCGACCGCGGCGGTTTCGGCGGCGGACGCGGCCGTTACTGA
- a CDS encoding glycosyltransferase, with the protein MVHVIIPVFNKQGELERNVRAVHEFLGRRLEEVHEIILCDDGSRDASPDIAARLAASLPRIRALGYARNMGRGYAVKFAGRTCRGENILFIDLDFPETTALEKLLDMVARLESRPVVIGSRFHALSKTRRFRWRRFVGGSYRRLVRMFFPGLGVSDPDTGFKGFQRPAFEAINRVSRMNRWPWDLEVLVIARARGLAVTEIPVDWIETHGRHATSVKILRDSLEELAGILKIRWNLFRGIYRT; encoded by the coding sequence ATGGTTCATGTCATCATCCCGGTTTTCAACAAGCAGGGCGAGCTCGAACGGAACGTCCGGGCCGTCCATGAGTTCCTCGGACGGCGCCTCGAGGAAGTCCACGAAATCATCCTCTGCGACGACGGCAGCCGCGATGCCTCACCGGACATCGCCGCCCGGCTGGCCGCCTCTCTCCCCCGGATTCGGGCTCTCGGATATGCCCGGAACATGGGCCGCGGATATGCCGTCAAATTCGCCGGCCGGACCTGCCGGGGTGAAAATATCCTCTTCATCGATCTCGACTTTCCTGAGACGACGGCGCTCGAAAAGCTTCTGGATATGGTGGCGCGCCTGGAGTCCCGCCCGGTCGTCATCGGCTCCCGGTTTCATGCCCTTTCGAAGACCCGGAGATTCCGCTGGAGGAGGTTCGTAGGCGGGAGTTACCGGCGGCTCGTCCGGATGTTTTTTCCCGGTCTCGGCGTCAGCGATCCGGATACGGGATTCAAGGGATTCCAGCGGCCGGCGTTCGAAGCCATCAACCGGGTCAGCCGGATGAACCGCTGGCCTTGGGACCTCGAAGTGCTGGTCATCGCCCGGGCCCGGGGCCTGGCCGTGACCGAAATCCCCGTCGATTGGATCGAGACCCACGGCCGGCATGCGACATCCGTGAAAATCCTCAGAGACAGCCTGGAAGAACTGGCCGGGATTCTCAAGATCCGTTGGAATCTTTTCCGGGGGATCTACCGGACCTGA
- a CDS encoding NAD(P)-dependent oxidoreductase, which translates to MKILVTGGSGFIGSHLVQNLLDQGYEVSVLDLRQPIQDVEWIKKDIREDLGNALQKFDTVFHLAALANARKSSEDARLCFDMNAVGTLNVLQAALKGDVERVFVASSSWVSGAQEGDVVNEKSPFNLESINTIYGASKIAQEMLGFSFYSEYRGPKYVVLRYGIPYGERMWKGLVVRAFMDMAERTGIISIMGDGKQFREFLYVGDLCDGHVQALKPLAENKIYNLTGQRPITIEEIAKEVIKHFPAKIEYIPQARVEPKIKRVHNWLAENELGWVPRTSLEEGIRKCAEWWKSLSEAEKAEDYWC; encoded by the coding sequence GTGAAAATACTCGTCACCGGAGGGTCCGGATTCATCGGCAGCCATTTGGTCCAAAATCTGCTCGATCAGGGATACGAGGTGTCCGTCCTCGATTTGCGACAACCCATCCAGGACGTCGAATGGATCAAAAAGGACATCCGGGAAGATCTCGGCAATGCCTTGCAGAAGTTCGACACGGTCTTTCACCTGGCCGCCCTGGCCAACGCCCGGAAGTCCTCCGAAGACGCCCGGCTGTGTTTCGATATGAACGCCGTGGGTACCCTGAACGTCCTTCAGGCCGCCCTTAAAGGGGACGTCGAACGGGTGTTCGTCGCCTCCAGTTCCTGGGTCTCGGGAGCACAGGAAGGGGATGTCGTCAACGAAAAGAGCCCCTTTAACCTGGAATCCATCAACACCATCTACGGCGCAAGTAAAATCGCCCAGGAGATGCTGGGCTTTTCCTTCTACAGCGAATACCGCGGGCCGAAATACGTCGTCCTGCGCTACGGCATCCCCTACGGCGAACGGATGTGGAAGGGCTTGGTCGTCCGGGCCTTCATGGACATGGCCGAACGGACGGGCATCATCAGCATCATGGGCGACGGCAAGCAGTTCCGCGAGTTTCTTTACGTCGGAGATCTGTGCGACGGGCATGTCCAGGCCCTCAAACCTCTGGCCGAGAATAAGATATACAATCTGACCGGCCAGCGGCCCATCACCATTGAGGAAATCGCCAAGGAAGTCATCAAGCATTTCCCGGCCAAGATCGAATACATCCCCCAGGCCCGGGTCGAACCCAAGATCAAGCGCGTCCACAACTGGCTGGCCGAAAACGAACTCGGCTGGGTTCCGCGCACGTCCCTCGAGGAAGGGATCCGGAAATGCGCCGAATGGTGGAAATCCCTGAGCGAGGCGGAAAAGGCCGAAGACTACTGGTGCTGA
- a CDS encoding DegT/DnrJ/EryC1/StrS family aminotransferase: MKIPPLKVTFSRSDRREILRRIDAALASGYVVMGRNVEELEKEFGSRFGAKHAVAVSSGSSALEIAMRHLEVGGRDVLLPDLTFFSTASAVLFAGGRPRLADIDLRTFSVSVKTLEKRLTPRTAGVIVVHIGGIITPEIRDIRRWCDDRGLWLVEDAAHAHGSAFDGLSAGRFGLAGCFSFFSTKVMTSGEGGMIVTDDDAFADKARLLRNHGKPEPWVSFHTHLGSNWRMNEFAAAAGLIQLRNLDKFIAHREKIASRYTRRLAGRPELEPVLPVGPSSWYKYIVLLDGGINKARLKARLKERGVSLSGEVYDVPLHRQPVLERFARSRFPAAEDAARRHICLPLYYGMTRAEADYVVDQLLETLHEKEVRT; encoded by the coding sequence ATGAAAATTCCGCCCCTGAAAGTGACGTTTTCCCGCTCCGACCGCAGGGAGATCCTGCGGAGGATCGACGCCGCTCTGGCCAGCGGCTACGTCGTCATGGGCAGGAACGTCGAGGAGCTGGAAAAGGAGTTCGGGTCCCGCTTCGGCGCCAAGCATGCCGTCGCGGTCAGTTCGGGCAGCAGCGCCCTGGAAATCGCCATGAGGCACCTCGAGGTCGGGGGCCGGGACGTCCTGCTTCCGGATCTGACGTTTTTTTCGACCGCCTCCGCCGTTCTCTTCGCCGGCGGCCGCCCCCGTCTGGCCGACATCGACCTCCGGACGTTTTCCGTCAGTGTCAAAACTTTGGAAAAACGCCTGACGCCCCGGACGGCCGGCGTCATCGTCGTTCATATCGGCGGCATCATCACCCCGGAAATCCGGGATATCCGCCGCTGGTGCGACGACCGGGGTCTCTGGCTTGTCGAAGACGCGGCCCACGCCCACGGCAGCGCCTTCGACGGCCTTTCGGCCGGCCGCTTCGGCTTGGCCGGGTGTTTTTCCTTCTTCTCGACAAAAGTCATGACCAGCGGCGAGGGCGGCATGATCGTCACCGACGACGACGCTTTCGCCGACAAAGCCCGGCTCCTCCGCAACCATGGGAAACCCGAACCCTGGGTCAGCTTTCACACCCACCTCGGCTCCAACTGGCGGATGAACGAATTCGCCGCCGCCGCCGGATTGATTCAACTTCGGAATCTGGATAAATTCATCGCCCATCGGGAAAAAATCGCCTCTCGCTACACGCGCCGTTTGGCCGGCCGGCCCGAGCTCGAACCCGTTCTTCCGGTGGGGCCGAGCTCCTGGTACAAGTATATCGTCCTTCTCGACGGCGGCATCAACAAGGCCCGGCTGAAGGCCCGCCTCAAGGAAAGGGGCGTCTCCCTATCCGGAGAGGTCTATGACGTCCCCCTTCACCGGCAGCCCGTCCTGGAACGTTTCGCTCGAAGCCGCTTCCCTGCGGCCGAAGACGCCGCCCGCCGCCATATCTGCCTGCCGCTCTACTATGGCATGACTCGGGCTGAAGCCGACTATGTCGTCGATCAGCTTCTCGAGACCCTACACGAAAAGGAGGTTCGAACGTGA
- a CDS encoding radical SAM protein: MKRVLLVYPGYIVREQPLNILYISAAVKAAGHDAQLFEITPYRKRPLWGDPFRIMVRAFREAFASYRPDVVGFSVMSVNTRISSVLARAAKAENPDVLIVYGGIHPTIAPEETIAEDFVDAICRGEGDDTMIDFLEALDQGRDWSEIPGLWTKRDGAVRRNPLRPLIRDLDRLPFPDRAALPPSSLNAELYGVNLLTSRGCPFPCAYCQNKFLMDLYRGEPSFVRYRSIDNVFAEIDAVLREFRPGRLSFSDESFTLNKAHLRDFCAAYTRRYRLPFLCQTRPDLIDEEKIVMLKEAGCDFINMAIESGNPDIRNGVLKRNISQDQIRTAYTLAHRHGIRTGSFNIIGLPQETPASVWDTINLNKELQPDRIMCTIFMPFRGTELGEKCLAEGWLEHPIDDSEIYYTYVSIRHPTISGRTLFGYQGFFDYYVRLSRKLYPLVHFLRLLYQRLPLTTDRLFPPMRLLREAVIDFVYRMKRFLPGRGIRMKTR; this comes from the coding sequence ATGAAGAGAGTTCTCCTCGTCTACCCCGGCTATATCGTCCGCGAACAGCCGCTGAACATTCTCTACATCTCGGCGGCCGTCAAGGCCGCCGGTCACGACGCGCAGCTCTTCGAGATCACGCCTTACCGCAAGCGACCTCTTTGGGGCGACCCATTCCGAATCATGGTCCGGGCGTTCCGGGAAGCATTTGCATCTTACCGTCCCGACGTTGTCGGCTTTTCCGTGATGTCGGTCAACACCCGGATTTCCTCCGTTCTGGCTCGGGCGGCCAAGGCCGAAAACCCCGACGTGCTTATCGTTTACGGAGGCATCCACCCCACCATCGCTCCCGAGGAGACGATCGCCGAGGATTTTGTGGATGCAATCTGCCGGGGGGAAGGCGACGACACCATGATCGACTTCCTCGAGGCTCTCGATCAGGGGCGGGACTGGTCGGAGATTCCCGGCCTCTGGACAAAACGGGACGGGGCCGTCCGGCGCAATCCCCTGAGGCCGCTGATCCGGGATCTGGACCGGCTGCCCTTCCCCGACCGCGCCGCCCTGCCGCCCTCCAGTCTCAACGCCGAACTCTACGGCGTCAATCTTCTGACCTCGCGGGGCTGCCCCTTTCCCTGTGCCTATTGCCAGAACAAGTTCCTCATGGACCTTTACCGGGGCGAGCCGTCCTTCGTCCGCTACCGGAGCATCGACAACGTCTTCGCCGAAATCGACGCCGTTCTGAGAGAGTTCCGGCCCGGACGACTGTCGTTCTCGGACGAATCGTTCACCCTGAACAAGGCCCATCTCCGGGATTTCTGCGCCGCTTATACCCGGCGCTACAGGCTGCCCTTCCTCTGCCAGACCCGGCCCGACCTCATCGACGAGGAAAAGATCGTCATGCTCAAGGAGGCCGGCTGCGATTTCATCAACATGGCCATCGAATCCGGAAATCCGGACATCCGCAACGGCGTTCTCAAACGCAATATCTCCCAGGATCAAATCCGCACCGCCTATACCCTGGCCCACAGACACGGCATCCGGACGGGAAGCTTCAACATCATCGGGCTGCCGCAAGAGACTCCGGCCTCGGTTTGGGACACCATCAACCTGAACAAGGAACTCCAGCCCGACCGGATCATGTGCACCATTTTCATGCCTTTCCGGGGCACGGAACTCGGCGAGAAATGCCTGGCCGAGGGCTGGCTCGAGCATCCCATCGACGACTCTGAAATTTACTATACTTACGTCTCCATCCGGCACCCCACCATTTCGGGACGAACCCTTTTCGGATATCAGGGCTTCTTCGATTATTATGTCCGCCTGTCCCGAAAGCTCTACCCTCTCGTCCATTTTCTCCGGCTTCTCTACCAGCGGCTGCCTCTGACGACCGACCGGCTTTTTCCCCCGATGCGCCTGCTTCGGGAGGCCGTGATCGACTTCGTCTACCGCATGAAGCGCTTTCTCCCCGGCCGCGGCATCCGCATGAAGACAAGGTAG
- a CDS encoding AMIN domain-containing protein has translation MKRKALAIMFSISLFVFGTQFSIAAGGSELRNLVIQKEPGRLAVTLQTAEAVVYESFTLMGPNRLIFDLQNTTYFAVEPLIAVKHMGVVSIRTAQNRPDVVRVVFDFADGIPPYVIGDSPEGIVVTFREPDPEPEPETVRGVVPVAAKPVETEAPKPAPVKPKAAPVRKDKPAPAFTDAPGRMLAAGLQAGLYLMQDSDFQELYGKSAMFFGAGGSYFLFLNGQEAVGVDLDFKVIGAEGKTSFLEEDIKLRLIPFSLSAAYLRKYANIMPYVALGADFLSYRETYPTDFAVPETSGTTLGVNIALGTYVAVSDNILLRAFVKFHSLRAKIEEDLTVNFGGNEIGLGISYRFNY, from the coding sequence TTGAAGAGAAAAGCGCTGGCTATCATGTTTTCGATTTCCCTGTTCGTTTTCGGAACCCAGTTTTCCATAGCGGCGGGCGGCTCAGAACTCAGGAATCTCGTCATTCAGAAAGAACCGGGACGGTTGGCGGTGACGCTTCAGACGGCTGAGGCGGTCGTCTACGAAAGCTTCACTCTGATGGGACCGAACCGGCTCATTTTCGATCTGCAGAACACGACGTATTTTGCCGTCGAACCTCTTATCGCCGTAAAGCATATGGGCGTGGTCAGCATTCGAACGGCCCAGAACAGACCCGATGTCGTCCGTGTCGTCTTCGATTTCGCCGACGGAATCCCGCCCTATGTCATCGGCGACTCCCCCGAGGGCATCGTCGTGACCTTCCGGGAACCTGACCCTGAACCTGAGCCGGAAACGGTCCGGGGTGTGGTGCCCGTTGCGGCCAAGCCGGTCGAGACGGAGGCGCCGAAACCGGCCCCCGTGAAGCCCAAGGCCGCTCCGGTCCGTAAGGACAAGCCGGCCCCGGCGTTCACGGACGCTCCGGGACGAATGCTCGCCGCCGGACTCCAGGCAGGTCTTTATCTCATGCAGGATTCGGACTTCCAGGAGCTCTACGGGAAGAGCGCCATGTTTTTCGGCGCCGGAGGCTCCTATTTCCTTTTCCTCAACGGTCAGGAAGCCGTGGGCGTCGATCTGGATTTTAAAGTCATCGGCGCCGAGGGCAAAACGTCCTTTCTGGAAGAGGACATCAAGTTGCGTCTCATTCCGTTTTCCCTCTCCGCCGCCTATCTCCGGAAATACGCAAACATCATGCCCTACGTGGCCCTGGGCGCGGATTTCCTGTCCTACCGGGAAACCTACCCCACGGACTTCGCCGTTCCCGAGACTTCCGGAACGACGCTGGGGGTCAATATCGCCCTCGGCACCTATGTCGCCGTTTCGGACAACATTCTTCTCCGGGCTTTTGTGAAATTTCACAGCCTGAGGGCCAAAATCGAAGAGGACCTGACCGTCAACTTCGGGGGCAATGAAATCGGCTTGGGTATCAGCTATCGTTTCAACTATTAG
- a CDS encoding PKD domain-containing protein has product MAQNKPPGLSRGTVCLLHLLMGIFLQFLTPVILGAQTNLSQTPNKVSDLPFVIVRPNGEVMVAWTEGDFNSSGVIVYRILTDSGGWSPIRIAVSPERGSASLPTMAIDGRGDVHMSYMDGSGSTNREIYYIKYANGTWGKREMVYFSYLTNSSWPRIDVDGNRIYIVWGHNHTTDAHERKIDIVMMEKIDGGSWPSTYRSVSETPNSVSIHSFVKVRNGNVHVAWMDDLHSPYNWNIYYRERIGGSWNSRVHVSPDWNQYVPAMTIDQNGTVHLIFTYRSNPVYYMRKPLNGNWTSPIAISTASTSVFSFVFIKYHANMLHAVWRQSHGSGEYIYYSRGNLNGQWETPVKVSHAGEGEFPALDIDGRGRVHVVYSDINSNGNRDVFHVRLDQVSTYPIASFTASPMQGPPPLNVAFDASNSYDPDGSIVSYSWKFGDGSQGSGKKVSHTYTKSGLFTAQLTVTDNEGKTGTNSTTIMVGQQPVALFTASPTSGGAPLKVDFDATASNDPNNGSIVSYKWDFGDESSGQGKTISHVYHKTGTFTATLTVKNDAGLEASTSIQIRVSIMPTAIFKTHPFRGEMPLVVHFDASSSKPSESEGSIISYDWVFGDGKTGSGRTVSHTYRNHGAYKATLTITDDKGRKASNSSHAIEVLAPPVAAFTATPKKGVAPLSVTFNASESSDPDGWIETYKWDLGDGNHILHQAKTLKHTYTRGGEIAVRLTVIDNDGLYRSTSQSIEILYNPFPPTKLSLQKAVFEGLYFSNHINILSWEGNSQNDGFFHIVKHRIYRKKKGESDAAFVLIKEGPGTVFKYEDGGLGSVKNMESYVYGIAFIDERNRESLKTHVSHPDTAASHTEPMRIDPVRGKKTVLR; this is encoded by the coding sequence ATGGCGCAGAATAAACCGCCGGGGCTAAGCCGCGGAACCGTTTGTCTCCTCCACCTTCTGATGGGGATCTTTCTTCAGTTTCTCACGCCTGTCATCCTGGGGGCTCAAACAAATCTTTCCCAAACGCCCAACAAGGTTTCCGATCTGCCTTTTGTCATCGTCCGTCCGAACGGTGAAGTCATGGTCGCCTGGACGGAAGGAGACTTCAACTCCAGCGGCGTCATCGTCTATAGAATATTAACGGATTCAGGGGGTTGGTCGCCGATTCGAATTGCCGTATCACCCGAAAGAGGTTCGGCCTCGTTGCCGACCATGGCCATCGACGGCCGGGGCGACGTTCACATGTCCTACATGGACGGGAGCGGTTCGACAAACAGGGAAATCTACTACATCAAATACGCCAACGGAACATGGGGAAAGCGGGAGATGGTCTATTTCAGCTATTTGACCAATTCCTCGTGGCCGAGGATCGATGTCGACGGCAACCGCATTTACATCGTCTGGGGTCACAATCACACCACGGATGCGCATGAAAGAAAGATCGATATCGTTATGATGGAAAAGATCGACGGCGGCTCCTGGCCGTCCACCTATCGGTCCGTTTCCGAAACACCCAATTCCGTATCCATTCACTCTTTTGTCAAGGTACGCAACGGCAATGTTCACGTCGCCTGGATGGACGATCTTCACAGTCCCTACAATTGGAACATTTATTACAGGGAGAGAATCGGCGGCAGCTGGAATTCCCGGGTTCATGTCTCTCCCGACTGGAATCAATACGTGCCGGCGATGACCATCGACCAGAATGGAACCGTTCATTTGATCTTCACCTATAGAAGCAATCCCGTCTATTACATGAGAAAACCCCTCAACGGGAACTGGACGTCGCCGATTGCGATCTCAACGGCCAGCACATCGGTCTTCTCTTTCGTGTTCATCAAATACCACGCCAACATGCTGCATGCCGTCTGGAGGCAATCGCACGGCTCGGGGGAATACATTTATTATTCCCGGGGAAACCTCAATGGGCAGTGGGAAACCCCGGTCAAGGTCTCCCACGCCGGTGAAGGCGAATTCCCCGCTTTGGATATTGACGGCCGCGGCCGCGTTCACGTTGTTTACAGCGACATCAACAGCAACGGGAACCGCGACGTCTTCCATGTCCGGCTCGATCAGGTCTCGACCTATCCCATCGCATCTTTCACGGCCTCGCCCATGCAGGGCCCCCCGCCCCTCAACGTCGCTTTCGATGCCTCGAACTCCTATGATCCGGACGGCTCCATCGTGTCGTATTCATGGAAATTCGGAGACGGATCCCAAGGCTCCGGGAAAAAGGTATCTCATACATATACGAAAAGCGGGCTGTTCACCGCCCAACTGACCGTGACGGACAACGAGGGAAAAACAGGGACCAATTCCACGACCATCATGGTCGGACAACAGCCCGTCGCCTTGTTTACGGCCTCACCGACTTCAGGTGGCGCGCCCTTGAAGGTTGACTTCGACGCAACCGCATCCAACGACCCCAACAACGGTTCCATCGTCTCGTATAAATGGGATTTCGGAGACGAGTCCTCGGGCCAGGGAAAAACCATCAGCCATGTCTATCATAAGACGGGGACGTTCACAGCCACCCTCACGGTCAAGAACGATGCCGGGCTGGAGGCCAGCACCTCGATTCAAATCCGTGTCTCCATCATGCCCACGGCGATCTTCAAGACCCACCCCTTCCGTGGAGAAATGCCGCTGGTTGTCCATTTCGACGCCTCGAGCTCCAAGCCCTCCGAAAGCGAAGGGAGCATCATCTCTTACGATTGGGTTTTTGGAGACGGGAAAACCGGATCGGGACGAACGGTTTCCCACACCTACCGGAACCACGGAGCCTATAAAGCCACTCTGACCATAACGGATGACAAAGGGAGAAAAGCCTCGAATTCCTCACACGCCATTGAGGTTCTCGCCCCTCCGGTGGCGGCATTTACGGCAACCCCGAAAAAGGGTGTCGCTCCGCTATCTGTAACATTTAACGCATCGGAATCGTCCGATCCTGACGGTTGGATCGAAACCTACAAGTGGGACCTCGGCGATGGAAACCACATACTCCACCAGGCGAAAACCCTCAAGCATACCTACACCCGGGGCGGAGAAATAGCCGTCCGCCTGACTGTGATCGACAACGACGGGTTGTATCGATCGACATCACAATCGATCGAGATTCTGTATAACCCCTTCCCGCCAACCAAACTGAGCCTTCAAAAAGCCGTCTTCGAGGGTCTGTATTTTTCCAACCACATCAATATTCTCTCCTGGGAGGGAAACTCCCAGAATGACGGCTTCTTCCATATCGTCAAGCATCGCATTTACAGGAAGAAGAAGGGCGAAAGCGACGCCGCGTTCGTTCTCATCAAGGAAGGCCCGGGCACGGTTTTCAAGTATGAGGACGGCGGATTGGGCAGCGTGAAGAATATGGAAAGCTATGTCTACGGCATCGCCTTCATTGACGAGAGAAACCGGGAGAGCCTGAAGACGCATGTCTCCCATCCCGACACGGCTGCATCCCACACCGAACCGATGCGGATCGATCCCGTCCGGGGCAAAAAAACCGTTCTGCGCTGA